A segment of the Lagopus muta isolate bLagMut1 chromosome 8, bLagMut1 primary, whole genome shotgun sequence genome:
aaaaactcCTTTCATATGAAAACCATAACTATGAAAAACCATAACTAACGATAAGCTTACATACAGCTTACAGCTCGTGTTATTCATGCATAGTGATAAACAGCTTAAAACACTTTCTATTAAAACACAAATTGGCACATGGTCCACTGAGAGCTTCCCTTTATCTCACCTGATTGCCTACAGAATCCCCTTTTCTTTGTTCAAAAACACACAAACCACACGTGCATTTTCATCATACAAGAGGGAGTCGTAACAACTTGATTCTGCCTCACTGCCCAGCCACCATTGGGTTTCCTgttgtgctttttctgtgtgcatgttttgttcttcttctttAAATACTGCGGACCATTTGAAATATCTTCATTAGAACCCAAGGACTGCATGATGCATCTTCCCACCGTCCTCTCACATTTTATGTAATCGAGAAGTCTTGGTGGTTTCTCCTTGAGCGTGCTGAGCTCCTTACAATTTCCAAGGGCCCACAAAGGCAAGTGGTGCAATGGGAGGATGCTGCATCACGACAGTGCGACTGCCACGACTGCcatgagcactgcagtgctgaccGTCCGCCGGCTGCCGTCCGACGTCCTCCGCGCGTGCAGCACGGCAAACACTGCGTTTGTGTGATTGGTTGGGATCTCCACGTTGCAAATCATGCCTTCACAGCAAGAAACACATTCctggggaggaaaaggagatcACTGGACACAGGGTAATTCAGCAGCGGCTTCTAGAGATGCACGATCTGCAAGATGACTGCAAAGGACAGTAAACTAAGCACTTTACCCAGCACCCAAGGCAGCAGATGCAGCACTCATGTTGCAGCTTCTCCTCCAAACCATGCACCACAGCTTCCCCAGGGTAACTCACCACCCAATCCAATAACTGTGCTATGATAAACAGTTCTTTTGCAAAAACATGGGAGGTTAGACTGACTTCAATCCCCAAAATAGTTCAGCAGCtcatattcattaaaaaaaaacaatcttaaATGACACAGGGTAGAAAAATGAGCTTACATCTATTCCCAGAGTTGTGAAGAATTTTAAGAGGAAGGTCACCCAAATATATCAAGTTATCAAACAGATAACTTGATATATTTGCAATATATTTGCAAATGTTGCAAAACACACCAGTGTCACTGAAAGTCTCTCAAGGCAAGAAGGGAACCGGTCAAACTGCAGGAGTTTAATGGTGTGAAATATGGAATGCAATGGTAACTGCAAGAGTAGAGACTGGAACTGCCCTTATAAAAACATGAGGCACCCAGGTTGCAGCCCTTAATCAGTGCCAGCACTGGGATGGTGGCAGCTAGGGGCAGTGCCTTGCTTTTCAGGGCTGGCTTCACGAGTCTGCAAACAGGAACTTTCAAACTTTCAGCAGGTTTTATGCTAATCACTTTTTAGCTCTTCTAGATTTCTGCCATCAATCTAATGTAACAAATTAGTTTTCTTTACAGAACTTCACCAGCTCCCATTTGGGAATTATTCCTCTCTGATAAATGGTGTTTGGCTTCTGTCTTTCACAGTTGATTTGGCACAGCTCTTTGCACCTTATATTTTCCTTCTAGTGCATGAGCTCTTTTTTTGGCACACAAGGTGTGTCACTCAGACACATGTCTGGAGCACCTGAGTCCCACAGTGGTTTGCTCAAGTGCTGGTGgcatcacagctgcagcaccacaAGCATTGATGCAGGCTGCCTTACTCAGAGCTCAGAAACCAAGGTCCATGTATAGGATGCATGCCAGCAATGCCCCAGAAAGCTCAGGTGCTTCTTTAGAACTGCTTATTACACCCCATGACACAGTCACACAAATAAGCAAGTAGGAGGAAAGGGGTAATCATGCTTCTATTGGAGAAACTGGATTTCTACTGCGCAGTACTGAAGAATATGTGCTGGCATGTGCtcttcagctctgcaggaaaaacaGCTGCTCAAATGGAACCCTTGAAGCCAACATGCTGCTCCTATCTAAGCAGTGCTTACTGTGTGACCGCTTTCCCTGTGATGATGGCAGCCTACAAAATGGCACTCATCCCCAGTAGCACATTTTTTGGTGACCGATGTGCTCTTCCCATGGTCTGTGAAGAGATGAACTGTCAGGCAGTACTGTGTAcctacaaaacacatttttaaatgttgattTTCAGATAGAATGCACTCCTCCACAGGGTTCAAAAACTTCACACAATTTAGCAAAATGTATAAAGCCTTTTT
Coding sequences within it:
- the LYPD6B gene encoding ly6/PLAUR domain-containing protein 6B isoform X3 → MLLFCHSLLGAFLPLFLLSGNWVSARNINFYNVRPPLDPTPFPNSFKCFTCDNAVDNYNCNRWAEDRWCPESTQYCLTVHLFTDHGKSTSVTKKCATGDECHFVGCHHHRESGHTECVSCCEGMICNVEIPTNHTNAVFAVLHARRTSDGSRRTVSTAVLMAVVAVALS
- the LYPD6B gene encoding ly6/PLAUR domain-containing protein 6B isoform X2, which encodes MNIQASHFYFSRTTFSMLLFCHSLLGAFLPLFLLSGNWVSARNINFYNVRPPLDPTPFPNSFKCFTCDNAVDNYNCNRWAEDRWCPENHGKSTSVTKKCATGDECHFVGCHHHRESGHTECVSCCEGMICNVEIPTNHTNAVFAVLHARRTSDGSRRTVSTAVLMAVVAVALS
- the LYPD6B gene encoding ly6/PLAUR domain-containing protein 6B isoform X1 yields the protein MNIQASHFYFSRTTFSMLLFCHSLLGAFLPLFLLSGNWVSARNINFYNVRPPLDPTPFPNSFKCFTCDNAVDNYNCNRWAEDRWCPESTQYCLTVHLFTDHGKSTSVTKKCATGDECHFVGCHHHRESGHTECVSCCEGMICNVEIPTNHTNAVFAVLHARRTSDGSRRTVSTAVLMAVVAVALS